In Gossypium hirsutum isolate 1008001.06 chromosome D06, Gossypium_hirsutum_v2.1, whole genome shotgun sequence, one genomic interval encodes:
- the LOC107901783 gene encoding G-type lectin S-receptor-like serine/threonine-protein kinase At1g11410 isoform X1: MDPVKWLISVLLLLFLSHLSISTDTITLDHFIKDNQVIVSSGKIFALGFFSPGSSRNRYIGIWYHQIPEKTVVWVANRESPIKDNSGILRIDSQGNLALFQRNQTLPVWSTNVSITGTRNSIAQILDSGNLVLLQNDTRRAVLWESFDYPTNSMLPFMKLGLSFRTGVDRVLTSWKSPDDPGIGNYSYRINPSGFPQLYLYKGSAPWWRTGSWTGQRWSGVPEMTSNYIFNVSFVNTPDEVSITYGVKKASFITRMITNETGIQQRFTWNNQARHWIGFWSAPKDQCDFYGHCGPNGYCNPDHLDDFECTCFPGFKPKSSEAWFIRDGAGGCVRKPGISTCQKGEGFVKVPRLKVPDTSAAHIDMSMGLKQCENECLRNCSCVAYASAYAEINGGIGCLTWHGDLIDARTYADAGQDLYIRVDASELARFTKKGLFRKKGVLAVTIVSAAVLFLILVALLRCFVRRLRRAERRRKRKNAFRFTSSSLFEDSVGEKDIDKSRRNGDLPFFDFSTIAKATNNFSSDNKLGQGGFGAVYKGVLINGNEIAVKRLSKYSGQGVEEFKNEIVLIAKLQHRNLVKMLGCCIQGEEKMLIYEFLPNKSLDSIVFDESKSSTLDWKKRIEIICGIARGILYLHQDSRLRIIHRDLKASNVLLDAAMNPKISDFGMARIFGRDEIEGDTKRVVGTYGYMSPEYAMHGHFSIKSDVYSFGVLLLEIITGKKSSSYFPDSPSSSLVGYVWELWKEGRAIEIIDSVFGDSYSANEFLKCIQIGLLCVQEHATDRPMMSTVVFMLSNETALPSPKQPAFTVKTSHKGDDIFNSEGTESINDVTLSMVQAR; the protein is encoded by the exons TTCATCAAAGATAATCAAGTCATAGTTTCTAGTGGCAAGATTTTCGCTCTAGGATTTTTTAGCCCTGGCAGTTCAAGGAATCGATATATTGGCATCTGGTATCATCAGATTCCAGAGAAAACAGTTGTTTGGGTGGCCAACAGGGAGAGTCCCATTAAAGATAACTCAGGGATCCTCAGAATCGATAGCCAAGGAAATCTTGCCCTGTTCCAGAGAAACCAAACACTTCCTGTCTGGTCTACAAACGTGTCCATCACAGGCACTAGGAATTCCATTGCTCAAATTTTGGATTCGGGAAACCTTGTTTTGCTTCAAAATGATACCAGAAGGGCGGTACTGTGGGAGAGTTTTGATTATCCTACAAACAGTATGCTTCCGTTTATGAAACTTGGGTTGAGTTTCAGAACAGGTGTGGATCGAGTCTTGACGTCTTGGAAGTCTCCCGATGATCCTGGGATTGGAAACTATTCCTACCGGATCAACCCGAGCGGCTTCCCTCAACTGTATTTGTACAAGGGTTCCGCTCCTTGGTGGCGAACCGGGTCATGGACCGGGCAAAGATGGAGTGGTGTACCTGAAATGACAAGCAACTACATATTTAATGTTTCTTTTGTCAACACTCCGGATGAAGTATCGATCACCTATGGGGTGAAGAAGGCCTCTTTCATCACAAGAATGATAACGAACGAAACAGGGATTCAACAAAGGTTCACATGGAACAACCAAGCGCGACATTGGATTGGGTTCTGGTCGGCCCCTAAGGATCAGTGTGATTTTTACGGGCATTGTGGGCCGAATGGTTATTGCAACCCCGATCACCTGGATGATTTCGAGTGCACGTGCTTCCCAGGCTTTAAACCCAAGTCATCCGAAGCATGGTTTATAAGAGACGGGGCAGGAGGATGCGTGAGGAAACCTGGTATCTCCACGTGCCAAAAAGGGGAAGGGTTCGTCAAGGTGCCACGTCTGAAGGTGCCAGACACTTCGGCGGCACATATAGACATGAGTATGGGATTGAAACAATGCGAGAACGAGTGCTTGAGAAATTGTTCGTGCGTGGCTTATGCTAGTGCATACGCGGAGATCAACGGAGGGATTGGCTGCTTGACATGGCACGGGGATTTGATTGATGCTAGAACATACGCAGATGCGGGACAAGATCTATACATACGTGTGGATGCCAGTGAACTAG CTCGGTTTACAAAGAAGGGCCTCTTTCGAAAGAAGGGGGTGCTTGCAGTTACCATAGTTTCTGCTGCTGTACTGTTTCTTATTCTTGTCGCCTTGTTGCGTTGCTTCGTGAGAAGACTCAGAAGAG cagaaagaagaagaaaaaggaaaaatgcgTTCAGGTTTACAAGTTCATCGTTGTTCGAAGATTCAGTAGGTGAAAAGGACATCGATAAGAGTAGAAGAAATGGAGATTTACCCTTCTTTGATTTCAGCACCATAGCAAAAGCCACCAATAATTTCTCATCTGATAACAAACTTGGACAAGGTGGCTTTGGTGCCGTTTACAAG GGTGTGCTCATCAATGGAAATGAAATAGCAGTGAAAAGATTATCAAAGTACTCAGGTCAGGGAGTAGAAGAGTTTAAGAATGAAATTGTGCTAATTGCAAAGCTTCAGCATAGGAATCTGGTAAAGATGCTGGGATGTTGCATTCAGGGTGAAGAGAAGATGTTAATCTATGAATTTTTACCAAATAAAAGCTTAGACTCTATCGTTTTCG ATGAATCAAAAAGTTCAACGTTGGATTGGAAAAAGCGTATAGAAATAATATGTGGGATTGCTCGCGGGATCTTGTATCTCCACCAGGATTCAAGGTTAAGAATCATTCATAGAGATCTGAAGGCAAGCAATGTGTTACTAGATGCTGCAATGAATCcgaaaatttcagattttggcATGGCCAGAATATTTGGAAGAGATGAGATTGAAGGAGATACTAAACGTGTTGTTGGAACATA TGGTTACATGTCACCGGAGTATGCAATGCATGGGCACTTCTCCATAAAATCCGATGTTTATAGCTTTGGAGTCCTATTGTTAGAGATTATCACCGGAAAAAAGAGCAGCAGCTATTTTCCTGATAGTCCCTCTTCAAGTCTGGTTGGATAT GTTTGGGAGTTATGGAAAGAAGGCAGAGCCATTGAAATAATTGACTCGGTATTCGGTGATTCGTATAGTGCCAATGAATTTTTGAAATGCATTCAGATCGGGCTATTGTGTGTACAAGAACATGCAACAGATCGACCTATGATGTCTACAGTTGTGTTTATGTTGAGCAACGAAACAGCTCTTCCATCTCCAAAACAACCTGCATTTACAGTAAAGACAAGTCACAAAGGCGACGATATATTTAATAGTGAAGGAACTGAATCTATAAATGATGTGACCCTCTCTATGGTTCAAGCTCGCTAG
- the LOC107901783 gene encoding G-type lectin S-receptor-like serine/threonine-protein kinase At1g11410 isoform X2 — translation MDPVKWLISVLLLLFLSHLSISTDTITLDHFIKDNQVIVSSGKIFALGFFSPGSSRNRYIGIWYHQIPEKTVVWVANRESPIKDNSGILRIDSQGNLALFQRNQTLPVWSTNVSITGTRNSIAQILDSGNLVLLQNDTRRAVLWESFDYPTNSMLPFMKLGLSFRTGVDRVLTSWKSPDDPGIGNYSYRINPSGFPQLYLYKGSAPWWRTGSWTGQRWSGVPEMTSNYIFNVSFVNTPDEVSITYGVKKASFITRMITNETGIQQRFTWNNQARHWIGFWSAPKDQCDFYGHCGPNGYCNPDHLDDFECTCFPGFKPKSSEAWFIRDGAGGCVRKPGISTCQKGEGFVKVPRLKVPDTSAAHIDMSMGLKQCENECLRNCSCVAYASAYAEINGGIGCLTWHGDLIDARTYADAGQDLYIRVDASELARFTKKGLFRKKGVLAVTIVSAAVLFLILVALLRCFVRRLRRERRRKRKNAFRFTSSSLFEDSVGEKDIDKSRRNGDLPFFDFSTIAKATNNFSSDNKLGQGGFGAVYKGVLINGNEIAVKRLSKYSGQGVEEFKNEIVLIAKLQHRNLVKMLGCCIQGEEKMLIYEFLPNKSLDSIVFDESKSSTLDWKKRIEIICGIARGILYLHQDSRLRIIHRDLKASNVLLDAAMNPKISDFGMARIFGRDEIEGDTKRVVGTYGYMSPEYAMHGHFSIKSDVYSFGVLLLEIITGKKSSSYFPDSPSSSLVGYVWELWKEGRAIEIIDSVFGDSYSANEFLKCIQIGLLCVQEHATDRPMMSTVVFMLSNETALPSPKQPAFTVKTSHKGDDIFNSEGTESINDVTLSMVQAR, via the exons TTCATCAAAGATAATCAAGTCATAGTTTCTAGTGGCAAGATTTTCGCTCTAGGATTTTTTAGCCCTGGCAGTTCAAGGAATCGATATATTGGCATCTGGTATCATCAGATTCCAGAGAAAACAGTTGTTTGGGTGGCCAACAGGGAGAGTCCCATTAAAGATAACTCAGGGATCCTCAGAATCGATAGCCAAGGAAATCTTGCCCTGTTCCAGAGAAACCAAACACTTCCTGTCTGGTCTACAAACGTGTCCATCACAGGCACTAGGAATTCCATTGCTCAAATTTTGGATTCGGGAAACCTTGTTTTGCTTCAAAATGATACCAGAAGGGCGGTACTGTGGGAGAGTTTTGATTATCCTACAAACAGTATGCTTCCGTTTATGAAACTTGGGTTGAGTTTCAGAACAGGTGTGGATCGAGTCTTGACGTCTTGGAAGTCTCCCGATGATCCTGGGATTGGAAACTATTCCTACCGGATCAACCCGAGCGGCTTCCCTCAACTGTATTTGTACAAGGGTTCCGCTCCTTGGTGGCGAACCGGGTCATGGACCGGGCAAAGATGGAGTGGTGTACCTGAAATGACAAGCAACTACATATTTAATGTTTCTTTTGTCAACACTCCGGATGAAGTATCGATCACCTATGGGGTGAAGAAGGCCTCTTTCATCACAAGAATGATAACGAACGAAACAGGGATTCAACAAAGGTTCACATGGAACAACCAAGCGCGACATTGGATTGGGTTCTGGTCGGCCCCTAAGGATCAGTGTGATTTTTACGGGCATTGTGGGCCGAATGGTTATTGCAACCCCGATCACCTGGATGATTTCGAGTGCACGTGCTTCCCAGGCTTTAAACCCAAGTCATCCGAAGCATGGTTTATAAGAGACGGGGCAGGAGGATGCGTGAGGAAACCTGGTATCTCCACGTGCCAAAAAGGGGAAGGGTTCGTCAAGGTGCCACGTCTGAAGGTGCCAGACACTTCGGCGGCACATATAGACATGAGTATGGGATTGAAACAATGCGAGAACGAGTGCTTGAGAAATTGTTCGTGCGTGGCTTATGCTAGTGCATACGCGGAGATCAACGGAGGGATTGGCTGCTTGACATGGCACGGGGATTTGATTGATGCTAGAACATACGCAGATGCGGGACAAGATCTATACATACGTGTGGATGCCAGTGAACTAG CTCGGTTTACAAAGAAGGGCCTCTTTCGAAAGAAGGGGGTGCTTGCAGTTACCATAGTTTCTGCTGCTGTACTGTTTCTTATTCTTGTCGCCTTGTTGCGTTGCTTCGTGAGAAGACTCAGAAGAG aaagaagaagaaaaaggaaaaatgcgTTCAGGTTTACAAGTTCATCGTTGTTCGAAGATTCAGTAGGTGAAAAGGACATCGATAAGAGTAGAAGAAATGGAGATTTACCCTTCTTTGATTTCAGCACCATAGCAAAAGCCACCAATAATTTCTCATCTGATAACAAACTTGGACAAGGTGGCTTTGGTGCCGTTTACAAG GGTGTGCTCATCAATGGAAATGAAATAGCAGTGAAAAGATTATCAAAGTACTCAGGTCAGGGAGTAGAAGAGTTTAAGAATGAAATTGTGCTAATTGCAAAGCTTCAGCATAGGAATCTGGTAAAGATGCTGGGATGTTGCATTCAGGGTGAAGAGAAGATGTTAATCTATGAATTTTTACCAAATAAAAGCTTAGACTCTATCGTTTTCG ATGAATCAAAAAGTTCAACGTTGGATTGGAAAAAGCGTATAGAAATAATATGTGGGATTGCTCGCGGGATCTTGTATCTCCACCAGGATTCAAGGTTAAGAATCATTCATAGAGATCTGAAGGCAAGCAATGTGTTACTAGATGCTGCAATGAATCcgaaaatttcagattttggcATGGCCAGAATATTTGGAAGAGATGAGATTGAAGGAGATACTAAACGTGTTGTTGGAACATA TGGTTACATGTCACCGGAGTATGCAATGCATGGGCACTTCTCCATAAAATCCGATGTTTATAGCTTTGGAGTCCTATTGTTAGAGATTATCACCGGAAAAAAGAGCAGCAGCTATTTTCCTGATAGTCCCTCTTCAAGTCTGGTTGGATAT GTTTGGGAGTTATGGAAAGAAGGCAGAGCCATTGAAATAATTGACTCGGTATTCGGTGATTCGTATAGTGCCAATGAATTTTTGAAATGCATTCAGATCGGGCTATTGTGTGTACAAGAACATGCAACAGATCGACCTATGATGTCTACAGTTGTGTTTATGTTGAGCAACGAAACAGCTCTTCCATCTCCAAAACAACCTGCATTTACAGTAAAGACAAGTCACAAAGGCGACGATATATTTAATAGTGAAGGAACTGAATCTATAAATGATGTGACCCTCTCTATGGTTCAAGCTCGCTAG